CCCCGAGCAGGAGCAGGCGCGTCAGCACCCCCGCGGTGGCGTCGGCCAACGTCGCCGGCTCGGCCAGGGCCGCGGTGACCTCCGGAGCAGCGAGTCCGACAAGCCATGCGGTCGCGGCGACCTGGACCATCAGGAGAACGAGCAGTCGTGTCATCGCGAAGCACGTTAAACCTTCTTATGCCGTCTTGTACATGGCGATGATCCACAGAGCAGTGGAAAACCCGCACGGTCCTGCGCGGTAGCCTCCGCGCAACCCCCGTTTCACCGAACACACCAGCGAGGTCACAGAGCCATGGCAGGAGTCGAAGGACGCGTCGTCGCCATCACCGGAGCAGGCGGAGGGCTGGGCCGCCAGCACGCCCTGCTGTTCGCATCGCGCGGCGCGAAGGTGGTCATCAACGACCTCGGCGGGTCGCGCGACGGCACCGGCGCAGGCAGCGCGATGGCGGACCAGGTCGTCGAGGAGATCAAGGCCGCCGGCGGCGAGGCGGTCGCCAACTACGACAACGTGGCCACCGAGGAGGGCGGCGCCGCTGTCATCCAGACCGCCCTCGACACGTTCGGCCGGATCGACGTCGTCGTGAACAACGCCGGCATCCTGCGCGACGGCACCTTCCACAAGATGACGGCGGACAACTGGGACTCGGTGCTGAAGGTCCACCTGTACGGCAGCTACAACGTCACTCGCGCCGCCTGGCCGCACTTCCGCGACCAGTCCTCGGGCAAGGTCATCATGACCACCTCGACCTCCGGGCTGTACGGCAACTTCGGACAGGTCAACTACGGGGCCGCCAAGCTCGGCATGGTCGGGATGATGAACTCCCTCGCCATGGAGGGCGCCAAGTACAACATCAAGGTCAACTCCGTGGCCCCCATCGCCGCCACTCGCATGACCGAGGACCTGTTCAACGACGAGATGCTCAAGCAGTTCGACCCGGCGTACGTCTCACCGCTGGTCGTGCACCTCGGCAGCGACGAGATGACCGACTCGGGCTGGATCGTCCTGGCCGGTGCCGGTCAGTACGCGCGGGTGCACTTCTCGCAGGCCAACGGCGTGCACTTCGACGAGGTCCCCACCCCCGAGGCGCTCGGCGAGAAGTGGGGCGAGATCACCGACATGACCGGCGCGCCCCTCGGCAAGCCGTTCGGCACCGAGTAACGGCTACGGCGACGGGGGCAGGCGGCGAAGGATCTCCTGCACCCCGTCACTGAGACCGTCCAGTCGACCCTCCACACCCTCGAGTCGACCCTCCACACCCTCGAGTCGACCCTCCACACCCTCGAGTCGACCCTCCACACCCTCGAGCCGACCCTCCACACCCTCGAGCCGACCCTCCACACCCTCGAGCCGACCCTCCACACCCTCGAGCCGACCCTCCACACCCTCGAGCCGATCCTTCACCGCACCGAGGTCGTCCTCGACGCGGTCGAGGCGGGCGTCGGTCTCGACGGCATGACGTTCCAGCGAGGTGAAGCGCCGGTCCATCTCGCGGCCCATGTCGGAGACGGTGTTCAGGATGGCGGTCTCCGTCATCGTGATCCGCTCTCGGACCTCCTTCTGGAACTCGGTCATGCGGCGCTGCTGCACGTGCAGCTCGTCCGACACGCTCGCGCGGAATTCGCGCACGATCGTGCGCAGGTCCTGTTCGGTCACCTTGTCCACCCCTCTACTGTAGGCCCATCGCTCATCCAGCGATCCTGCCATCGAGTGGATCCGGGCGTCCCGAGTTGTCCACAGGCCCGATGTGGGCCCGTGGACTCAGCCGTCGAGCAGCGCGGCCAGCACTGCGTCGCTGATCGCCGCGGTGCCGCCCGCGACATGGATCGTGCCGATCTCGGCGGCGTGCTGGCGGAACAACCCGGTCGTCTCGGGTGAGCCGGTGGGGTCCTGCCCGTCGATCAGGACCAGCGGCACGCCGGCGTGACCGGCGGCCGCACCGGCGACCAGGCCGTCGGGGAATCCTCGGCCGGTAGCAAGCCACACCCCGTCCATGGAGAGACCGTCGGCCAGGCCCGCCTCGGCGATGGCCGCCGACGTGCCGTAGCGGGTCGTGCCAGCGATCCGCTCGACGGTCGCGCCGGTGTCGGTGACCGCCCCGGACACCGCCGCCGACAGCACGCCCTCGCCGCCGACCAACGTCACCTCGACCCCGTCGCCGATGCGTGAGGACACCTCTTCCGGCAGGTCAGCGGCCCGGGAGAGCAGCACGGGGGTGCCAGCGGCCGCCGCAACGGCCGAGGCCGACAGGGCGTCGGGGAACACCTCACCGGAGGCCACCACGGCCGCGTCCTCGATCCCCACCCGGTCGGCGATCAGCCCTGCGGTGGCGTAGCGGGTGTCCCCGCCGATCCGTTCCACATCCAGCCCCAGCGCCTCGAGGTCGTCGGCCACGGTCGGCGACAGCGCCGCCTCCCCTCCCAGCAGCACGGCGTCGGTCGCACCCAGCCGGTCGATCTCGGCCTGGGTCGCCATCGACAGCGCATCGGGTTCGGTCAGCAGCAGCGGCGCCCCCTCGGCCACCGCGAGCGGCGCACCGGCAAGGGCGTCGGCGAACGTGGCAGCCGTGGCGATCACGACGGTGTCAGCGCGGTCCAGCGCCACACCCGAGACCGCCGCCGCGGTCGAAACGCGGTCGTGTCCGGCGTGCCGGAGGAAGGGTCCCTCGACCACGTCAACGGTGGCGTACCCCTCGGCGGCGTACAGGTCCTCGTCGACCGACACGGTCAGCCAGTGCTCGCCGATGTCGTCCAGCAGCATCCCGTCGATGGTCGTGGTGTAGACGCCGTCACCGACTTCGGTGGCGTCCTGCCGCACGACCGGCCAGTGGTCGTTCTCGTTGACCAGCACGGTGGGCTCGAGCCCGGTGGCAGCCTGGCCGGTGGGCTGGGTGACGGTGATCGTGACCTCAAGCGGCACACCCGTCGGGTGCTGGTCGGGCACGTCCACGGTGACGGTCGGGACCTCGCGCAGCTCCAGCAGCTCCGGCGGCACGTTCTGCACGTCCAGCAGGAACCGGGTCAGGAACTCGGTCACCCGCTCGTGGGACCCGGCGGGGATGTGCTCGGTGGTGTCCTCGTGGGTGTGGTAGTACGCGCTGCTGGAGAAGGTCGAGAAGCCCTGCACCCCCGCGGTGTAGAAGGGCTGGAGGTCCGTCGGGATCAGCCCACCCTGGATCGAGCGGATGAGGGGTGCCGTGATCGGGGCGCCCACGTGCCCGGTCTGGGCCAGCGACGTGGCGATGATCGCGTTCATGCCGGGGCTGAGCGTGCCGAAGATGAGGTTGACCAGCGCGGCGTCCAGCTCGGTGTCGCCGAGCTGCGTGGCCGCCGACGTCATCTCGAGGTTCTCGTTGACGACGATGTTGGCGACCAGGTCGGGATGGTTGCGGACCCAGTCGTAGCTGCCCACCAGCCCCACCTCCTCGGCGTCCCATGCGCCGAACATCACGGTGTAGGCCGGGTCGACGTCGGCCAGGGCCTCGACCATCTGCAGCATCGAGCCGATGGCGGAGCAGTTGTCGACTGCGCCGTCGAACCACGAGTCGTAGTGACCCCCGACCATCACGATCCGGTCGGGGTAGGTGGTGCCGACCTTGGTGCCCAGCACGTTCACGCCGACCGCGTCGTTGGTCTCGGCGTCCACGGTGAGGCGCATCCGCAGGGTCCCCTCCTCCGCGAGGGCCTGCAGGTCTGCCCCGTCGTCGGACCCCACGGTGACGGTGGGGATGGGGGAGTGGGGGTGCTGGGCGAAGCGCACGGCACCGACCTGGACGAGGTTGTCCGGGGCGCCCGAGACGTAGAGCATCGCCACGCCGCCCTGGGCCAGGATCTCGTTGAGCTGGGCGGAGCGGTGGAACGTGGTGTCGCGGTCGACCATGACGATCTTCCCGTCGGCATCCACACCCGCGTAGTCCTGGGCCCGTCCGGCCCCGACGTAAACGACGTCGCCCTCGACCGTGCCGGCCCCGCCATAGGCGAAGGAGGTCGCGCCGGGCACGTCACCGGCGGCGGACTCCGGCGCGAGGACCGTGGCGGCGGTGGCCTCGACGTCGAAGACCGGCAGGTGGAACTCCTCGCGCTCGACCTGCAGGCCGTTGGCCTCGAAGAACTCGGCGATGTGGTCGGCCATGGCCGCGTCAGCGGGTTCGCCGGGCTGCTTGCGGCCGAGGTCAGCGCACCACTGGGTCTCCCGGATCACCGTGGCCACGTCGTCCTGAGCGACGGCGGCGGTGGGCAGGAGCAGGCCGACGGCGAGGATGCTCGTGAGCAGGCGGGCGGTGAGGGCGAACGAACGCACGAAGTTGGTCTCCGGGGGGTGGACGAACGGTGAGGGAGGGGTGACGGGGCGTCGATGGTGACACGATCGGCGTTGCCGCCTCGTTACGGCAGCCGGCGGATCACGAGGTCTACTCGGGTGCATGAGCGAGAACCGATGGCTGGCCAAGCGCGACAACGTGCCCCGCGGACCCGACTACGACGCCCGCATGGCCGCGGTGGAGGAGCGCGGCCAGTACATGCACGGCGAGGCCGACCGGGTGCAGGTGTACGACCCCCGCACCGTCCTCGACGCCGGCTGCGGGACCGGGAGGGTCGCCGTCGAGCTGGCGCGCCGCGGGCTGGAGGTCGTCGGCGTGGACCTCGACCCGTCGATGCTGGAGGTGGCACGGGCCAAGTCCGACGCGGTGGAGTGGGTCGAGGCCGACCTCGCCGACCTGGACCTCGGACGGACGTTCGATGTCGTGGTCGCGCCGGGCAACGTCATGATCTTCCTGACCCCGGGGACGGAGGCGGCGGTGACCGAACGCCTGGCCGCCCACGTCGCGCCGGGAGGAACGCTGGTCTGCGGCTTCTCGCTGGCCGGTGACCACCTGTCGCTGGAGGCCCACCACGCCAACTGCGCCGCAGCGGGGCTGGAGCCCCTGGAGGACTTCGCCACCTGGGAGGGGCAGCCGTACGGCGGCGGCGACTACGTCGTCAGCGTGCACCGCCGGGACTAGGCTCGCGCACATGCCGGAACCCACCGAGGACCTGTTCTCCACCGACGCCTACCTCCGCACGTTCGAGGCGGTCGTCGCCGACGTCGATCCCGACGGCCACCGGGTGGCGCTGAGTCGGACGGCGTTCTATCCCGGCGGTGGCGGGCAACCGGCCGACCGCGGGGCCGTGGTGTGGGACGGCGGCACGGCGCAGGTTGCCAAGGTCGGCAAGGACAAGGGCGTCATCTGGCACCAGCTCGAGGAGGGGGACCCGTTGCCCGACCCGGGCACCGAGCTGGAGGGGACGCTGGACTGGGACCGCCGGCACCTCCTCATGCGCACCCACACCGCGCTGCACATCCTCTGCGGCGTCATCTGGGCCGACTTCGGGGTGGCGGTCACGGGCGGGAACATGGAGCCCGGCAAGGGACGGCTGGACTTCGAGCTGGACGCGATGTCCGCGGAGCTCGGCGAGCGGGCCGAGAAGCGGATGAACGACGAGATCGCCGCCGCCCGCGAGATCCTCGTCGAGTTCGTGGGCCGCGAAGCCGCCGACGCCGACCCCGCCCTGATCCGCACCAAGGCCAACCTGATCCCCGCCTTCATCGACCCGCTGCGCGTCATCGACATCCGCGGCCTGGACAAGCAGGCCGACGGCGGCACCCACGTGGCCACCACGGCCGAGGTCGGACGGGTCGAGGTGACCAAGACCGAGTCCAAGGGCAAGGCCAACAAGCGCATCCGCCTGGCCGTCCACGACGCCTGACCACCCCCGCGTGTCGCCCCACTCGACCCCCTCGCCACTGATCCAACACACCTCCCAGGTGTGTTGCGCCACTCGACCCCCCTGCGACTGATCCGACACACAACGGGGCGACGCCCCCTCGACCACGACGACATGGAGCCGACCGTGAGCAACGAGCCGTTGCTGCCCGCCGTGGCCGACCACTGGGACGGCCGAGCCGACACCTTCGACGACGAACCCGACCATGGGCTGCGGGACCCGGTCACCAGGGCGGCGTGGGCCGAGCGCCTGACCGCGTGGTTGCCCGAGCCGCCCGCCACCGTGGCCGACCTGGGCTGCGGGACGGGCAGCCTGTCGGTGCTCCTCGCCGAGGCCGGTCACGACGTCGTTGGCGTCGACCTCTCCTCCACCATGGTCGAGCTCGCCAGGATCAAGGGGGAGGGGACCTCGGCCCGCTTCGTGGTCGGCGATGCCGGCGACCCGCCCCTGTCCCCCGCGTCGGTCGACGTGGTCCTGGTCCGACACGTCGTGTGGACGCTGCCCGAGCCCCACGCGGCGCTGCGACGGTGGGTCGAGCTGCTCCGGCCGGGCGGTCGGTTGGTGATGGTCGAGGGTCGGTGGGGCCAGCCCGACGCCCCCGCGGACCCGACGCCGATCACGGTGACTACACCCCGATCCATGCTCGCCTGCCCTGGTACGGCGGGGTGACCCCAGCCGTGCTGACCGAGGCGCTGACGCCGTTGGTGGCCGACATCGAGGTGCACGACCTGGCCGGCGACGAGCGTCTGTGGGGGCACGCCGTGCACGACATCCGCTTCGCCGTCGTCGCCCGGATCGCGACGACCTGACCACGCGGTTCCCCTGGGATCACCCACGCTGCCAGTCCCGACTGGTTAGGCTGCCGGTCGCGGAGCAGGCACGCGGAGTCGAATCGTCGTGCCGCAGAACACAGGGGCACCCACACACATGAGCTACTTCGTCACCGGCGGCACCGGGTTCATCGGCCGTTTCCTCATCGAGAAGCTGGCGGAGCGCGGTGAGACCATCCACGCGCTGGTGCGCGAGTCGTCGGTCGACAAGCTCGACGCCATCCGCGAACGCTGCGGGGTGGACGAGACGCAGCTGGTCGCGGTCGTCGGGGACCTGTCCCAGCCGCGCCTCGGCCTGGACGACGGCCAGGTCGCCGAGCTCCGCGGACAGGTCGACCACCTGTTCCACCTGGCGGCCATCTACGACCTGAAGGCCGACGCCGAACGCCAGCGGATCGCCAACGTCGACGGCACCCAGCACATGGTCGAGCTGGCCCACGCCATCGGGGCCGGGGTCGTCCACCACGTGTCCTCCATCGCGGCGGCTGGCGACTTCCGTGGCTGGTTCCGCGAGGACATGCTGGACGAGGCCACGGGCCTGAAGGACCCCTACTACCGCACCAAGCACGAGTCGGAGAAGCTTGTGCGCGAGGAGTGCCAGCGGCCGTGGCGGATCTACCGGCCCGGCATCGTCCTCGGCCACTCCCGGACGGGGGAGATGGACAAGGTCGACGGGCCCTACTACGTCTTCCCGCTGCTCAAGCGGCTGCGCCATGCAATGCCGGGGTGGCTGCCCCTGATCGGCCTCGAGGGCCGGCGGATGAACATGGTCCCGGTCGACTACGTCGCCGAGGCCATGGACCACATCGCCCACCTCGACGCGACGTGGAACGGCAAGGCCTTCCACCTGACCCAGGCCAAGCCCAAGTCGGCTGGCGAGATCATGAACGCCTTCGCCCGAGTTGCCGGGGCGCCCGAGTTCGGCATCCGCGTCGACCCGGCCGTGTTCGAGCTCATCCCGCCGGCGGTGAAGACAGGGCTGGGTTCCCTCCCCCCGGTCAAGCGGATCGTCAACACGACCATGGACAGCCTCGGGATCCCCAAGCAGCTGCTCACCTACATGTCCAACCCGACCAAGTTCGACATGACCAACACGAACGCGGCGTTGGAGGGGACCGGCATCGAGGCGCCGGACGTCGAGGACTACGCCGACCGCGTGTGGGACTACTGGGCGCGCAACCTCGACCCCGTGCTGTTCCTCGACAAGTCGCTGGAGGGGGCGGTCAAGGGCAAGCGCATCATGATCACCGGGGCGTCGTCCGGCATCGGCGAGGCGGCGGCCATGCAGGTGGCCGAGGCGGGTGGCACTGTCCTGCTCGTCGCCCGGAGCGCCGACAAGCTCGAGCTGCTCAAGACTCGGCTGGAGGAGATGGGTGGCACGGCCTTCGTGCACCCCTGCGACCTGACCGACGGCGAGGACATCCAGCGCATGGTCGAGGAGGTGATCGCCGAGCACGGCGGCGTCGACGTCCTGGTCAACAACGCCGGCCGCTCGATCCGCCGGTCGATCAAGCTGTCCTACGACCGCTTCCACGACTTCGAGCGGACGATGCAGCTGAACTACTTCGGTTCACTGCGGCTGATCCTCGGCTTCCTGCCGGGCATGCGCGAACGGAAGTTCGGCCACATCATCAACATCAGCTCGATCGGCTGCCAGACCAACGTGCCGCGGTTCAGCGCCTACGTGGCGTCGAAGTCGGCGCTCGACGCGTTCTCGCGGTGCGCGGCGACGGAGATCATCGACGACAACTGCCACATCACGACGATCTACATGCCCCTGGTCCGTACCCCGATGATCGCCCCGACCAAGATGTACGACGCGTTCCCGGCCATCACCCCCGACGAGGCCGGCGAGATGATCACCACCGCGATCATCCAACGTCCCAAGCGGGTCGCGACGGGCCTCGGCAACACCGCCATGGTCGGCCACGCCGTGGCCCCCAAGCTGATGGATGCCATCCTCAACACCGGCTACCACCTGTTCCCCGACTCCACGGCAGCCAAGAAGGGCGAGGACGCCGTCACCGACGTCACCCCCGCGAAGCCCGAAGAAGAGGCGTCCAGCGAGGGCCTCGCCTTCGCCTACCTCCTCCGCGGCGTCCACTGGTAGGAGGGGGAAGGGGAGGGGGTGTGTAGCTGTCGAGGTCTGGCGGCCGAGCTGGCGTGTGCGATGAGCGCCTCGGAGCGTGGCCCAACGCACCCGGGGTGAGAGCTCGTGCGACATGGCCACCTCCCGCCGACGTGCATGCCCCACATCGGCCGAGGGTGGGTGCGATCAGCAGCACCTGGAGCGGGGGAACGCACACACCGGTCGTGTGCGCAACGCACCGAGGTGCCAACGCACCGCCGCAGGGCGCCGGCGAAACGCGAGCGAGGCTCGCAGTGCCCGATGCGAAGCGAGGGTCTTCTCGCGAAGCGGGGCCGAGAATCGAGGGAGTGATTCGTCGGGTCAGAGCCCGAGGACCCGACGAGCGAAGCGAGGACCAAACTTCACAGCGTCAGGCTGTAGCCCTCCGCGCGCACGCCGGGGGCGGGCTCGTGGTCCAGCTCGGGGGCGCGTTCGAAGCCGAGCTTGTCGGCCATCTCGCGCAGGGTGTCCATGACCTGCATGGCGGTCAGGACGAGGCGTTCCTTGTTCGCCGACTTGGCCTCGTCGATGGCCCACTGCATCAGCGACTTGCCGACGCCGGTGTGCCGCTCGGTCGGGGGGACGGCAAGCATGCGCATGGCCATGGTGTCCTGCTGCGCGCCCCGCCAGTCGCGGAACACCGTGACCGACCCGACGATCTTGTCGTCGCGCACGGCCACGACGATCTCGCCATCACCTCGCCGGCCGTGCACGTTGGCGATGTCCTGGGCGAACATCGACCAGGCGTCTGGCGACATCGTCGCGGCGAACTCCGCGTAGGCGTCGACGATCAGCGACGCGACGATGTCGAGCTCGGTGTCCTCGGCATGGCGGATGGTGACAGTCATCGTCGCGCATCCTACCCACGTCTCGGGACCGTCTGGGCGGTCGATTCGTGTGGCCCACCCAATGACCGGCCCCTTCGCGGCTCGAACCGCAGCCGGGCACGGTCGCGAGGGCGCACGACGCGTGACCCCTGTCGCCGCCGGGACAAACGGGGACCCGGCGGCCTCAGCGGGCTGTCACGAACCGGTCCGGGGCAGGTAGCCTCCGTGGGGAATCCCGCCCTGACGTGCTGAAAGGACCGCAGCGAGATGCTGGCCGCCAACCGTCGATCGCTGGCTGGGTGGCTCGTCGTGGTGGCAACCGCAGCGGCCGCCGCCCTGTTGTTCTGGCCGTCCGCCTTCGCCTCGGAGGGGGAGCAGGAGCTCGCGGACTCCTTCGCCGTGGAGAGCTACGCCCAGAACTGCTCGAGGTGCCACGGCCTGGATGGCCAGGGTGGTGAGGTTCCGACCGACGGCCGTCCCGTGCCATCGCTGCGCAACAACGACGACCTGACCGTCCCCTACCTCGACCTGGTCCTGCTGACCGGCCGCATGCCCCCGGCCGGTGACCCGTTCGACAACCGCGAGCGCCACGTCTTCTACGACGACGCCGAACGGCAGGCCATGGTGGAGTGGATGGCCGACGAGTTCGACATCCCGGGTGAGGTCCCGGAGGTCGACGAGGGCGAGGTCTCCCGTGGCCTCGAGGTCTTCGCCCGCAACTGCGCCCACTGCCACGGCAACGCCGGCGCCGGCGGGACCGCCGGCCGTCAGGCGTGGACCCCGCAGGTCAACAACCTCCCGGGTATCGCCGTCGCCGAGGCCATCCGCGTCGGACCCTTCGAGATGCCTGCCTTCTCCGCCGAGGTCATCCCCGACGAGGACGTCGACGCCGTCGTGGCCTACCTCGAGGCCGTCGACGAGGAGCGGGGCACCCCGTTCCTCGGCCTGGTCGAGCTGAACCCCGTCTTCGCGTCCGGGTTCGTGGGCCTGCTGTCCCTCGCCCTGCTGGGCTCGCTGGTCTACATCGGCAGCCGCCCCGTGCGCCTGGAGGACCTGATCGACGAGGGGTCACAACCCGAGGCCGGCGTGACGCCCGCCAGCGGACGTCGAGGGAACACCGACGATCCCGACCACGACGACTCCGCCGATCCCGACCAGCACGACCAGCACGACGAGGAGCCCCGGCCGTGAGCCAGGACCCGACCACGACCCCA
The nucleotide sequence above comes from Euzebya pacifica. Encoded proteins:
- a CDS encoding SDR family oxidoreductase, with product MAGVEGRVVAITGAGGGLGRQHALLFASRGAKVVINDLGGSRDGTGAGSAMADQVVEEIKAAGGEAVANYDNVATEEGGAAVIQTALDTFGRIDVVVNNAGILRDGTFHKMTADNWDSVLKVHLYGSYNVTRAAWPHFRDQSSGKVIMTTSTSGLYGNFGQVNYGAAKLGMVGMMNSLAMEGAKYNIKVNSVAPIAATRMTEDLFNDEMLKQFDPAYVSPLVVHLGSDEMTDSGWIVLAGAGQYARVHFSQANGVHFDEVPTPEALGEKWGEITDMTGAPLGKPFGTE
- a CDS encoding cell wall-binding repeat-containing protein: MRSFALTARLLTSILAVGLLLPTAAVAQDDVATVIRETQWCADLGRKQPGEPADAAMADHIAEFFEANGLQVEREEFHLPVFDVEATAATVLAPESAAGDVPGATSFAYGGAGTVEGDVVYVGAGRAQDYAGVDADGKIVMVDRDTTFHRSAQLNEILAQGGVAMLYVSGAPDNLVQVGAVRFAQHPHSPIPTVTVGSDDGADLQALAEEGTLRMRLTVDAETNDAVGVNVLGTKVGTTYPDRIVMVGGHYDSWFDGAVDNCSAIGSMLQMVEALADVDPAYTVMFGAWDAEEVGLVGSYDWVRNHPDLVANIVVNENLEMTSAATQLGDTELDAALVNLIFGTLSPGMNAIIATSLAQTGHVGAPITAPLIRSIQGGLIPTDLQPFYTAGVQGFSTFSSSAYYHTHEDTTEHIPAGSHERVTEFLTRFLLDVQNVPPELLELREVPTVTVDVPDQHPTGVPLEVTITVTQPTGQAATGLEPTVLVNENDHWPVVRQDATEVGDGVYTTTIDGMLLDDIGEHWLTVSVDEDLYAAEGYATVDVVEGPFLRHAGHDRVSTAAAVSGVALDRADTVVIATAATFADALAGAPLAVAEGAPLLLTEPDALSMATQAEIDRLGATDAVLLGGEAALSPTVADDLEALGLDVERIGGDTRYATAGLIADRVGIEDAAVVASGEVFPDALSASAVAAAAGTPVLLSRAADLPEEVSSRIGDGVEVTLVGGEGVLSAAVSGAVTDTGATVERIAGTTRYGTSAAIAEAGLADGLSMDGVWLATGRGFPDGLVAGAAAGHAGVPLVLIDGQDPTGSPETTGLFRQHAAEIGTIHVAGGTAAISDAVLAALLDG
- a CDS encoding class I SAM-dependent methyltransferase, with amino-acid sequence MSENRWLAKRDNVPRGPDYDARMAAVEERGQYMHGEADRVQVYDPRTVLDAGCGTGRVAVELARRGLEVVGVDLDPSMLEVARAKSDAVEWVEADLADLDLGRTFDVVVAPGNVMIFLTPGTEAAVTERLAAHVAPGGTLVCGFSLAGDHLSLEAHHANCAAAGLEPLEDFATWEGQPYGGGDYVVSVHRRD
- a CDS encoding alanyl-tRNA editing protein codes for the protein MPEPTEDLFSTDAYLRTFEAVVADVDPDGHRVALSRTAFYPGGGGQPADRGAVVWDGGTAQVAKVGKDKGVIWHQLEEGDPLPDPGTELEGTLDWDRRHLLMRTHTALHILCGVIWADFGVAVTGGNMEPGKGRLDFELDAMSAELGERAEKRMNDEIAAAREILVEFVGREAADADPALIRTKANLIPAFIDPLRVIDIRGLDKQADGGTHVATTAEVGRVEVTKTESKGKANKRIRLAVHDA
- a CDS encoding class I SAM-dependent methyltransferase, with the protein product MSNEPLLPAVADHWDGRADTFDDEPDHGLRDPVTRAAWAERLTAWLPEPPATVADLGCGTGSLSVLLAEAGHDVVGVDLSSTMVELARIKGEGTSARFVVGDAGDPPLSPASVDVVLVRHVVWTLPEPHAALRRWVELLRPGGRLVMVEGRWGQPDAPADPTPITVTTPRSMLACPGTAG
- a CDS encoding SDR family oxidoreductase; the encoded protein is MSYFVTGGTGFIGRFLIEKLAERGETIHALVRESSVDKLDAIRERCGVDETQLVAVVGDLSQPRLGLDDGQVAELRGQVDHLFHLAAIYDLKADAERQRIANVDGTQHMVELAHAIGAGVVHHVSSIAAAGDFRGWFREDMLDEATGLKDPYYRTKHESEKLVREECQRPWRIYRPGIVLGHSRTGEMDKVDGPYYVFPLLKRLRHAMPGWLPLIGLEGRRMNMVPVDYVAEAMDHIAHLDATWNGKAFHLTQAKPKSAGEIMNAFARVAGAPEFGIRVDPAVFELIPPAVKTGLGSLPPVKRIVNTTMDSLGIPKQLLTYMSNPTKFDMTNTNAALEGTGIEAPDVEDYADRVWDYWARNLDPVLFLDKSLEGAVKGKRIMITGASSGIGEAAAMQVAEAGGTVLLVARSADKLELLKTRLEEMGGTAFVHPCDLTDGEDIQRMVEEVIAEHGGVDVLVNNAGRSIRRSIKLSYDRFHDFERTMQLNYFGSLRLILGFLPGMRERKFGHIINISSIGCQTNVPRFSAYVASKSALDAFSRCAATEIIDDNCHITTIYMPLVRTPMIAPTKMYDAFPAITPDEAGEMITTAIIQRPKRVATGLGNTAMVGHAVAPKLMDAILNTGYHLFPDSTAAKKGEDAVTDVTPAKPEEEASSEGLAFAYLLRGVHW
- a CDS encoding GNAT family N-acetyltransferase gives rise to the protein MTVTIRHAEDTELDIVASLIVDAYAEFAATMSPDAWSMFAQDIANVHGRRGDGEIVVAVRDDKIVGSVTVFRDWRGAQQDTMAMRMLAVPPTERHTGVGKSLMQWAIDEAKSANKERLVLTAMQVMDTLREMADKLGFERAPELDHEPAPGVRAEGYSLTL
- a CDS encoding c-type cytochrome; the protein is MLAANRRSLAGWLVVVATAAAAALLFWPSAFASEGEQELADSFAVESYAQNCSRCHGLDGQGGEVPTDGRPVPSLRNNDDLTVPYLDLVLLTGRMPPAGDPFDNRERHVFYDDAERQAMVEWMADEFDIPGEVPEVDEGEVSRGLEVFARNCAHCHGNAGAGGTAGRQAWTPQVNNLPGIAVAEAIRVGPFEMPAFSAEVIPDEDVDAVVAYLEAVDEERGTPFLGLVELNPVFASGFVGLLSLALLGSLVYIGSRPVRLEDLIDEGSQPEAGVTPASGRRGNTDDPDHDDSADPDQHDQHDEEPRP